Proteins encoded by one window of Vigna radiata var. radiata cultivar VC1973A chromosome 5, Vradiata_ver6, whole genome shotgun sequence:
- the LOC106762264 gene encoding probable inactive receptor kinase At5g58300 — protein sequence MKSQFSIVAIILLGSTLSFCGMIVADLKSDKEALLEFASSVLHAPRLNWKNDSASICNSWVGVTCNSNGTRVIGLHLPGMGLTGTIQENSIGKLDALRVLSLHSNGLRGNLPFNILSIPSLQFVYLQHNNFSGSIPSPVSPKLFALDISCNSFSGSIPPAIQNLRRLAWLYLQNNSISGAIPDFNLPSLKHLNLSYNNFNGSIPNSIKTFPYSSFVGNSLLCGPPLNDCSTISPSPSASTDAYQPLTPPTIQNQKGTNHKKSFGLAPILALVIGVFAFLSLLVVVICVFCLKRKKNSTSSGILKGKASCAGKTEVSKSFGSGVQGAEKNKLYFFEGSSSSFDLEDLLKASAEVLGKGSYGTAYKAVLEEGTTVVVKRLKEVVVGKKEFEQHLEIVGKFGSHPNVMPLRAYYYSKDEKLLVYNYMPGGSLFFLLHGNRGAGRTPLDWDSRVKILHGAAKGIAFIHSEGGPKFTHGNIKSNNVLITQELEGCISDVGLPPLMNTTPATMSRANGYRAPEVTDSKKITQKSDVYSFGVVLLEMLTGKTPLRYPGYEDVVDLPRWVRSVVREEWTAEVFDEELLRGQYVEEEMVQMLQIALACVAKGSENRPRMDEVARMIEEIKHPELKNRPSSESESNVQTP from the exons ATGAAGTCGCAGTTCTCTATTGTTGCAATTATTCTATTAGGCTCCACACTGTCTTTCTGTGGCATGATTGTAGCTGACTTGAAGTCTGACAAAGAAGCTCTGTTGGAGTTTGCTTCAAGTGTCCTACATGCCCCAAGACTCAACTGGAAGAATGACTCTGCCTCAATTTGCAACTCATGGGTTGGTGTGACATGCAACTCAAATGGCACACGTGTCATAGGCCTTCACCTTCCAGGAATGGGATTAACTGGGACCATTCAAGAGAACAGCATAGGAAAACTAGATGCTCTTAGGGTCCTCAGTCTTCATTCCAATGGTCTCAGAGGAAATCTTCCTTTTAACATCCTCTCTATTCCTTCACTCCAATTTGTATACCTTCAGCACAATAACTTCTCTGGTTCAATTCCTTCTCCTGTGTCCCCTAAACTCTTTGCATTGGATATCTCCTGTAACTCATTTTCTGGCAGCATCCCACCTGCAATTCAGAACCTCAGAAGACTCGCTTGGTTGTATCTCCAAAACAATTCCATATCTGGGGCAATTCCTGACTTCAACCTTCCAAGTCTCAAACATTTGAACTTGAGTTATAATAACTTCAATGGCTCAATTCCAAATTCCATAAAGACATTCCCTTATTCTTCTTTTGTCGGTAACTCTCTCTTATGTGGGCCACCACTAAATGATTGCTCTACAATCTCCCCTTCTCCATCTGCTTCCACTGATGCTTACCAGCCACTCACCCCACCTACCATCCAAAACCAAAAGGGTACCAACCATAAGAAAAGCTTTGGCCTGGCTCCTATTCTTGCTCTAGTCATTGGGGTCTTTGCCTTCCTCTCTCTGCTAGTTGTAGTGATCTGTGTGTTCTgtttgaagaggaagaagaacagTACAAGCAGTGGCATACTGAAAGGAAAGGCTTCGTGTGCTGGAAAGACAGAGGTTTCAAAGAGTTTCGGAAGTGGTGTGCAAGGGGCCGAAAAAAACAAACTATATTTCTTTGAAGGTTcctcttcaagctttgacctTGAGGATTTGTTGAAGGCTTCAGCTGAAGTTCTTGGAAAAGGAAGTTATGGAACAGCATATAAGGCTGTTTTGGAGGAGGGAACAACAGTGGTAGTGAAAAGGTTGAAAGAAGTTGTGGTAGGAAAAAAGGAGTTTGAGCAGCATTTGGAGATTGTGGGGAAATTTGGAAGCCACCCAAATGTGATGCCCCTAAGGGCTTATTACTATTCCAAAGATGAAAAACTTCTGGTTTACAACTACATGCCAGGTGGCAGCTTGTTTTTCTTGTTGCACG GAAACAGAGGTGCTGGAAGAACCCCACTTGACTGGGATTCCAGAGTGAAGATTTTGCATGGAGCAGCCAAGGGAATTGCTTTCATCCACTCAGAGGGAGGTCCAAAATTCACACATGGGAACATCAAGTCAAACAATGTGCTGATAACCCAAGAACTAGAAGGCTGCATCAGTGACGTTGGATTGCCACCTCTAATGAACACCACCCCAGCAACCATGTCTAGAGCCAATGGATATAGAGCTCCAGAAGTCACAGACTCAAAGAAGATCACTCAGAAGTCTGATGTATACAGCTTTGGGGTAGTGCTGCTGGAAATGCTGACAGGGAAGACCCCACTGAGGTATCCAGGGTATGAGGATGTGGTTGATCTTCCAAGGTGGGTGAGGTCTGTGGTTAGGGAGGAATGGACAGCAGAAGTGTTTGATGAGGAGCTTCTGAGAGGGCAGTACGTTGAAGAGGAAATGGTGCAGATGCTTCAGATTGCATTGGCATGTGTAGCTAAGGGCTCAGAAAATAGGCCTAGAATGGATGAAGTTGCTAGAATGATTGAGGAAATTAAGCATCCTGAGTTGAAGAACCGACCATCTTCTGAGTCTGAATCTAATGTGCAAACACCATGA
- the LOC106760932 gene encoding 60S ribosomal protein L10 encodes MGRRPARCYRQIKNKPYPKSRFCRGVPDPKIRIYDVGMKKKGVDEFPFCVHLVSWEKENVSSEALEAARIACNKYMAKFAGKDAFHLRVRVHPFHVLRINKMLSCAGADRLQTGMRGAFGKPLGTCARVAIGQVLLSVRCKDSNSHHAQEALRRAKFKFPGRQKIIVSRKWGFTKFNRSDYLKYKSENRIVPDGVNAKLLGCHGPLANRQPGSAFLTSATA; translated from the exons ATGGGGAGAA GGCCTGCAAGGTGTTATCGGCAGATAAAGAACAAACCATACCCCAAGTCACGCTTCTGTCGTGGCGTTCCTGATCCTAAAATCAGAATTTATGATGTTGGTATGAAGAAGAAAGGTGTTGATGAATTTCCTTTCTGCGTCCATTTGGTTAGCtgggaaaaggaaaatgtttcaaGTGAAGCATTGGAAGCTGCTAGAATTGCATGCAACAAATATATGGCAAAGTTTGCTGGAAAGGATGCTTTCCACTTGAGAGTCAGAGTACATCCGTTCCATGTTCTTAGGATCAACAAAATGCTTTCATGTGCTGGAGCTGATAGGCTTCAGACTGGAATGAGAGGTGCATTCGGAAAGCCACTGGGTACATGTGCTAGAGTGGCCATTGGCCAGGTCCTTCTTTCAGTCCGCTGTAAGGACAGCAACAGTCATCATGCACAGGAGGCCCTTCGTCGTGCCAAGTTCAAGTTCCCTGGTCGTCAAAAGATCATTGTTAGCAGGAAGTG GGGTTTCACCAAGTTTAACCGTTCTGATTATCTCAAGTACAAGTCAGAGAACAGGATTGTGCCTGATGGTGTGAATGCTAAG CTTCTTGGGTGCCATGGACCACTGGCAAATCGTCAACCTGGAAGTGCTTTTCTGACGAGTGCTACTGCTTAA
- the LOC106759710 gene encoding uncharacterized protein LOC106759710 yields the protein MQMSRASSQKITQFQALVRGTINQRHSIRRPSFSDAAAFRSPSLIFHPQQRLGNSTFRFFSSNFDKGFAQKVFDKPAAAVSSAFSRYREAIGLQIEAFCKRNYLFLLGASGVILCGVLWRILFGVANLFVGISEGLAKYGFLALSSAIVAFTGLYIRSRFTINPDKVYRMAMTRLNTSAGILEVMGAPLSGTDLRAYVMSGGGLTLKKFKPSIRSKRCFLIFPIRGSEKKGLVNVEVKKKNGQYAMKLLAVDVPMASGPDQRLYLVGDENEYRVGGGLISELRDPVVKAMAATKEFDALDEIEEEEDAERERLEDERKQREEIEKLEKSGT from the exons ATGCAGATGTCAAGGGCATCTTCGCAAAAAATCACCCAATTCCAAGCTTTAGTCCGCGGCACCATCAACCAGCGCCACTCTATCCGCCGCCCCTCCTTCTCCGATGCGGCCGCCTTCCGCTCCCCTTCGCTGATTTTCCACCCACAACAACGCTTGGGTAATAGCACGTTTCGATTCTTCTCCTCGAATTTCGACAAAGGCTTTGCGcagaaggtgtttgataaaCCCGCGGCCGCTGTGAGCTCGGCCTTCTCGCGGTACCGCGAGGCAATTGGGTTGCAAATCGAGGCCTTTTGCAAGAGGAACTACCTCTTTCTGTTGGGCGCTAGTGGAGTTATCCTTTGCGGTGTTCTTTGGAGGATCCTCTTTGGAGTCGCTAACCTCTTCGTTGGAATCTCCGAAGGCTTGGCTAAGTATGGCTTCCTTGCCCTTTCATCTGCTATCGTTGCTTTTACT GGCTTGTATATCCGCTCGAGGTTTACAATCAACCCGGACAAAGTTTATAGAATGGCAATGACGAGACTTAACACGTCTGCCGGGATTCTTGAAGTTATGGGTGCCCCTCTTTCTGGAACTGATTTGAGAGCCTATGTCATGTCAGGGGGTGGCCTCACCTTAAAGAAGTTCAAGCCGAGTATTAGGAGCAAACGGTGTTTTCTCATTTTCCCCATTAGAGGGTCTGAGAAAAAGGGACTGGTCAACGTTGAAGTCAAGAAAAAGAATGGCCAG TATGCTATGAAGCTTCTGGCCGTTGATGTACCCATGGCTTCTGGTCCAGACCAGCGGTTGTATCTAGTTGGAGATGAAAACGAGTACAGAGTTGGTGGGGGGCTAATATCCGAGCTTAGAGACCCTGTAGTGAAGGCAATGGCGGCAACCAAGGAATTTGATGCTCTTGATGAGattgaggaagaggaagatgctGAAAGAGAACGCCTGGAGGATGAAAGAAAACAGCGTGAAGAAATTGAAAAGCTTGAAAAGAGTGGCACCTAG